From Cytophagia bacterium CHB2, one genomic window encodes:
- a CDS encoding nuclear transport factor 2 family protein, which yields MPDNNPDEIQTLKAVSAAWDQAIVSNDVKAIGRFMAEDWVIVSERGVTTREQFLSVVASGDLTHEYFRGEILAAQLYGDTAVLTGRVRSNGHYKGQPFSSDEWTTDVFVKHNGTWRCVHSHITTAKETRENE from the coding sequence ATGCCCGATAACAATCCTGACGAAATTCAAACACTGAAAGCGGTGTCCGCGGCCTGGGATCAAGCCATTGTTTCCAACGACGTAAAGGCGATTGGCCGATTTATGGCGGAGGATTGGGTCATCGTCTCGGAGCGCGGCGTGACGACCAGGGAACAATTCCTATCGGTGGTCGCCTCCGGAGATTTGACGCATGAATACTTCAGGGGAGAGATTCTTGCGGCGCAACTGTACGGAGATACGGCGGTATTAACCGGACGTGTCCGAAGCAACGGCCACTATAAAGGTCAGCCGTTCAGCTCTGACGAATGGACGACCGATGTCTTTGTCAAACACAACGGCACATGGCGGTGCGTGCATAGCCATATTACAACGGCAAAAGAGACGCGGGAGAATGAATGA